One stretch of Ictalurus punctatus breed USDA103 chromosome 5, Coco_2.0, whole genome shotgun sequence DNA includes these proteins:
- the LOC128632839 gene encoding espin-like protein has protein sequence MTEDDLIRIEKQIENLQVMHKVTEVEKELEQLEKELHQLLPVSAALTQDHFSVNPKQVHGQAEDLPAWCSKISTLLKSMAILLATLGGKEIDILEMINQGYTYEGLKGGKAQTTCVTSGNIGRSQSFSTREEVEKELKQCGVSVKNLKANYEMIQSQSKYEEDKMNRVYKRKRSLPVVSECSYSPEPILEDELLFTPCDISSDSQVTNGLPPEQDPTLPLVDEPVVIPSYAPLTYSGSNGVPQSGMDNLVHPLSSDPALNGNHHTRSLEVQTDLSYVQESIEMRKERIVFLFLEHWRKYTMTDSYRPKYTGRRRSQGVGMDGYHSQDNNNQFELDGSEDDQLLHFMKQRQVVGNLLGHWRTIMSQVPSRQIRRLSRAQMIYWPEHFLPHINGASVHYDNLTLDLFMLGYFQLLEMNMSRSERKFRHLLCYDMFDRIGSHPWEVIREFHREVMESIERGNRDWTDGFEDIKLKYFGDTIDGGGLLETTQIDSPKKIQEILDSGHVPETTQEQESLEKTEQNSTQAPASDKEQASTQVPVQDTAEASSTEQTDKPNILDNDQNADKANAEQPENQTTTQVTAEKPLSEPFSGHAEKQFPGKDNEELNEDSIKLIYDLKEFSNEDIIRYIERSFAFWKEKEAELFDI, from the coding sequence ATGACTGAGGATGACCTCATTCGCATTGAGAAACAGATTGAGAACCTCCAAGTTATGCACAAAGTGACAGAGGTAGAAAAAGAGCTGGAGCAGCTGGAGAAAGAGTTACATCAGCTCCTCCCTGTGTCTGCTGCCCTGACCCAGGACCACTTCTCTGTCAACCCCAAACAGGTTCATGGGCAAGCAGAGGACCTTCCTGCTTGGTGTAGCAAAATTTCTACACTGCTTAAAAGTATGGCCATTCTCCTTGCAACATTAGGTGGTAAAGAAATTGACATTCTGGAAATGATTAATCAAGGCTATACATATGAAGGTCTGAAAGGTGGAAAGGCACAGACAACGTGCGTTACCTCAGGTAACATTGGGCGATCGCAGTCTTTCTCAACCCGAGAGGAGGTGGAGAAGGAACTCAAGCAGTGTGGTGTGTCAGTGAAAAACCTGAAGGCCAATTATGAGATGATCCAGAGCCAGTCTAAGTATGAAGAGGACAAGATGAACCGAGTATACAAACGGAAGAGATCCTTGCCAGTCGTGAGTGAGTGCAGTTATTCTCCTGAGCCTATCCTGGAAGATGAACTACTCTTCACACCTTGTGACATCTCTAGTGACTCTCAAGTCACTAATGGTCTACCACCAGAGCAAGATCCAACCTTGCCATTAGTAGATGAGCCGGTTGTAATACCATCATATGCACCTTTGACATACAGTGGATCTAATGGTGTACCCCAGTCGGGCATGGATAATCTGGTACACCCTCTATCCAGTGACCCTGCACTAAATGGAAACCATCACACCCGCAGCCTCGAGGTGCAGACAGACCTGAGCTATGTTCAGGAGTCTATCGAGATGAGAAAGGAGAGGATTGTGTTCTTGTTTCTGGAGCACTGGAGAAAGTACACTATGACCGATTCTTACAGACCCAAATACACAGGGAGAAGAAGAAGTCAAGGAGTTGGGATGGATGGCTATCACTCCCAGGATAACAATAACCAGTTTGAATTGGATGGGAGCGAGGATGACCAGCTCCTGCACTTTATGAAACAGAGGCAAGTAGTAGGGAACCTGCTTGGCCACTGGAGGACCATTATGAGCCAGGTACCCTCACGTCAGATCCGTCGGCTAAGTCGGGCTCAAATGATCTACTGGCCTGAGCATTTTCTCCCTCATATAAATGGGGCTTCAGTTCATTATGATAACCTGACCCTTGATCTTTTCATGCTTGGCTACTTCCAATTGCTTGAGATGAACATGTCTCGCAGTGAAAGGAAGTTCAGACACTTACTGTGCTATGATATGTTTGATCGAATTGGCAGCCATCCTTGGGAAGTGATCCGTGAGTTCCACCGTGAGGTGATGGAAAGCATTGAGAGAGGGAATCGTGATTGGACAGATGGTTTTGAGGACATCAAGCTGAAATACTTTGGCGACACTATAGACGGTGGAGGGCTGTTGGAGACAACTCAGATTGACTCACCAAAAAAAATTCAGGAGATCTTAGACTCAGGACATGTACCTGAGACAACACAAGAACAAGAGTCTCTTGAAAAAACTGAGCAAAATTCAACACAGGCACCTGCATCTGACAAAGAACAAGCTTCCACACAGGTGCCTGTACAGGACACAGCAGAAGCGAGCTCTACAGAGCAGACTGATAAGCCTAACATATTGGACAATGATCAAAATGCAGATAAAGCTAATGCAGAACAGCCAGAGAACCAGACAACCACACAAGTAACAGCTGAAAAGCCTCTGTCTGAACCCTTCAGCGGTCATGCTGAGAAGCAATTTCCAGGCAAAGATAATGAAGAGCTGAATGAGGACTCGATAAAACTTATTTATGATCTTAAAGAGTTTAGCAATGAGGATATAATCAGATACATTGAGCGAAGTTTTGCCTTCTGGAAGGAGAAGGAAGCagaattgtttgatatctga